From the Glandiceps talaboti chromosome 12, keGlaTala1.1, whole genome shotgun sequence genome, one window contains:
- the LOC144443124 gene encoding uncharacterized protein LOC144443124, with product MEIETSTRSSHAKVVLWSTYRSLSTAFERCMRNLPDVEGFHEPLTEAAYFGLIEERFGGLTAAPPKRGLSYKQVKTKLEDFRIDRSNLFIKDMALNMVNGHLDKIPEGFRHSFLIRHPAKVIISYFRATARAKEMGLPYSTEFRADEIGIQEILTLYNYLVKEKIECEPIIVDADDLQRNPAMMMQKYCQAVGIPYNKCMLTWKPEISQKFMEELTRFGPVELWHGTLLSRDGLHPSSPSNGDDIDVTVYPEEVQLAIQDCMPSYKQLYECRLR from the coding sequence ATGGAGATAGAAACAAGTACCAGGTCTTCACATGCAAAAGTCGTCCTATGGTCAACTTATAGAAGTTTAAGCACTGCTTTTGAAAGATGTATGCGAAATTTGCCTGATGTAGAAGGTTTCCACGAGCCTTTGACTGAAGCTGCATATTTTGGACTCATTGAGGAGAGGTTTGGTGGCTTAACTGCAGCCCCACCTAAGCGAGGACTTTCATACAAGcaagtgaaaacaaaattagAAGATTTCAGAATTGACAGaagtaatttattcataaaagaTATGGCTTTAAACATGGTCAATGGTCACCTCGATAAAATTCCTGAAGGATTCCGTCATTCATTCCTGATACGTCATCCGGCAAAGGttataatttcttattttaGGGCTACTGCAAGAGCCAAGGAGATGGGGTTACCATACAGTACTGAATTCAGAGCAGATGAGATCGGAATACAGGAAATATTAACTTTGTATAACTACCTTGTGAAGGAGAAAATAGAATGTGAACCCATCATAGTGGATGCTGATGATTTACAGCGTAATCCGGCTATGATGATGCAGAAATACTGCCAAGCAGTCGGTATCCCCTATAACAAATGCATGCTCACTTGGAAACCAGAAATTTCACAGAAGTTCATGGAGGAATTGACCAGATTTGGTCCTGTGGAATTATGGCATGGGACACTTTTGTCACGGGATGGCCTTCACCCATCTAGTccttctaatggagatgataTTGATGTCACAGTCTATCCTGAAGAGGTTCAACTTGCAATTCAGGATTGCATGCCAAGTTATAAACAATTGTATGAATGTCGTTTACGCTAG